CCGTCGGTGGAGGCGCCGGCGTCGGCGCTGTAGGTGACGTTCTTCGCGTTCTGCTGGATGCCCTGGAGGAGGGTGGTGCCGGGGAAGGCGGTGTTACCGGACTGGCCCTGCCAGGAGACGGTCCAGCCGCCGGCCTGGTTGCCCAGGTCGTTGGCGTTGGTGCCGGCGACGTAGATGTGCTGGGAGGGCTTGAGCGGCAGTGCCTTGTTGTCGTTCTTCAGCAGCACCTGGGATTCGGCGACCGCGCGGCGGGCCACGGCGCGGTGGGCGGGCGAGCCGATGGTGTCGATGTTGGTGCGGTCGGTGTAGGGGTGCTCAAACAGTCCGAGTTCGAACTTGGCGCGCAGGATGCGGGAGACCGCGTCGTCGATCCGGGACGTCTTGACGCGTCCGGCCTGCACCTCTGCGGTCAGTGCCTGGATGAACTGGGGGGCGTTGTTCGGCTGCATGAACATGTCCATGCCCGCGTTGACGGAGGTGCGGACCTGGGCGGCGAAGTCGCCGGGGAGTTCGGTGATGGCGTCCCAGTCGCTGATGAGGAACCCGTCGAAGCCGATCTTCTTCTTCAGGACGTCGGTGAGCAGTTCCTTGCTCGCGCTCATCTTCACCGGCTTGCTGCCGGGTACGTCGGTCCACTGGACCGAGGAGTACGAGGGCATGATGCTGCCGACGCCGTGCACCTGGACGGCCGTCACGTAGGGCGCGAGGTCGACTTTCGCGAAGCGCCTGTGGCTGGTGATCGTGACGCCGCGGTCGATGGTGTAGTCGTTGGTGGTCGACGTCCCGTACGTGGTGTCGCCGTCGCCGGCGTAGTGCTTGACGGTCGCCAGCACGTGGTCGGGCCGGGCGAGGTCCTTGGTGCTGCTGCCCTGGAGGCCCTCGACGGCGACGGTCATCTGCTGGACGAGTTTCGGGTCCTCGCCGAAGCTCTCGTAGGTGCGCCCCCAGCGGTCGTCACGAGTGACGCAGACACAGGGTGCGAAGACCCACTGCGGACCGGTGGCGCGTGTCTCCATGGCGGTGATGCGGGCCTCTTCGCGGACCAGCGCCGGGTCGCGGGTGGCGCCCATGCCGATGTTGTGCGGGAAGATCGTGGCGCCGACCAGGTTGCCGTGGCCGTGCACGGAGTCGACGCCGTACAGCAGTGGGATGTGCAGCCGGGTGGCGAGTGCGTGGGACTGGTAGCCGTCGACCATGTCCGCCCACGCCTCAGGGGTGTTGGGGGCGGGGGCCGAGCCGCCGCCGGACAGCAGTGAGCCCAGATTGAGGTTCGTGATCTGGGTCTGGTCGTCGTTGACCGACCACCGCTCGGCCTGGGTCATCTGGCCGATCTTCTCCGCGAGGGTCATCCGGCCCAGCAGATCGGCGACCCGCTGCTTCACCGGCAGCCTGGGGTTGAGGTACGGCTGCGTCCCGCTGTAGGCGGTGGCCGCGGCGCCGGGCTCGGCCACGGCCGACGCGGCCGGGATCGCCGTGACGACCAGGGCGGCCGCGGCCAGCAGCATGCCTGCCCTGCGCCGGCCGGCGGCGCGGGTTCGCGCCGGGGCGCCGCCTGCGGAGTGATGAAGTCTCACGTCGATGCTCCTTGGACGTGGCCGCCTCATGTCGGTGCGGCCGGAGGTGCGGTACCGGACTGGTGTGCGGGCTGGTGCGCCGCAGCCTCGCTGCGTCTGCGGGGCGACAACGCCGCGGACCACGGCTCCTTCCGGTCAGAACGCGCTTGGCGTCCGGCTGCCGCGGTCCGTCGCGGAATCCGGAGAGGGGGCAACGTCTCGACTCCGTTGGGGGTCCCTCCCCAGCCGGTGTCGTCAACATATGTAGGCGGAATTGTTCTAGACACGTCAAGACGCGGGACTGTGTTTATTTGCCGAAGGGATGGCCTTGGCGTTCTCACGTGCGGGAACGCATCACAGCATGCTGCGCGAATCTTCAGGTGGCGGAGGAGCAAAACCGGCCGGGCGCCTGTCGACCGGTTCGTGCACCACGAGTTTGTCTGCACCAAGTGAAGGCGGCGGATGTGCTGTCATTCGCCCGGTGACGGTGCGTTCGCGATGGCGAGGGCTATCGCGCCGGTCCTGAGCACGACCGACCCGTCGTCCAGCACCTACACCCCGACGTTCGTCGGCAACGGCTACCTGTCCGCGCGGGTGCCGGCCGCCGGTGCGGGATACAGCAGTACACCGATCGTCACCCAGTCCGAGCTGGCGGGCTTCTATGCCCGGTCCGGGTCTGCGGGCGAGCAGCGCGCGAGTCTGCCGTCGTGGACGACCCTCGGCTTCGGCGACGGCACGAACGGCGGCAGCTACGGGGTGCCGGGCACCTGGTCCTGCCCGTTCGACGAGATCTGCCCGGCCGCCTACGGCCGGATCACGAGCTGCCCGGGGACAGCGCCAGGCAGAGTGCCTCCTTCCCGGTCAGGGCGCGTCACGCCTACCGGATCACGAAGTACGTGGGCGTCGCCTCCAGCGTCGACACCGACCGTTCGCTGCCCGCCGCCACCCCGCAGCAGGCCGCGAAGGCGACGGCGAAGGCCGCCGCTGCGGCCGGCTACGCGCAGGCGGTCAGCCGCAACAACCGCGCCTGGGCCGGCCTGTGGTCGTCGGACATCGCCGTCCCCGGCGACACCGCGACGACCGCGCGGATCCGCGCTGCGATGTTCTACCTGCTGGAGAGTCTGCGTCGCGCGGTTGCTGATGGCTCTCCGCGAAGCCGGCGCCCAGGACATCGCGCTTCCCCGCTGCGGTGAGTGCGGCCGCGGACGCCCCTACGTGGGCAGCCGCACCGGCGGCAGGTCGGGATGCTCGCCCTGCTTCGACAAGCCAGCCGTCTGCGCGGGCTGCCGCCAGCAGCGGCGCGTCGTCAGCCGGGACCGCAACGGCGACCCTCGTTGCGCTTCCCGGCGGCCGCCCAGGACACCCCCTCGGCGATGACCGGATCGGCCAGCGTCTCCGTAAGATCGGGATCCGACCCCGGCAGGACCGCTCCACCGCACTCTTCACCCTCGCCGCCGAACTGCCCGCCGCCATCCTCGCCCGGGTACTCGGCATCCACATCCAAGTCGCCGTCCAATGGCAGAAGGCATCAGCCGGCGACTGGGCCTCTTACGCCGCCGATGTCAGCCGCCGTGTCCCGGAGAACCAATGAAGCTACCCATCACCATCCACCAAGCACGGCTCGGATCCACGGAGTTCAAGGTCATCCGACCCGCCCGGCCCCTGGTCCACGCAGTGCTCATAGACCATGATCGGCACCTGGACACCTACCTCGATCAGGACGCCGCCCAGCGAATCGGTGGGCTATGGAAGCTCGCTGCCTCTTCACCGCGTTCGCTGGTCCACCTGCCGATGCGTGGGAACCGTGGCCCCTCCCGCGAGCTGCCAGAAGACGGCACACGGCAGCTTGATCTCGTACTGCTGCACCACTCGCTCCAGTTCGCACCCTCACGCTGGAAGGAAATACGAGGACGGCTCGGCCCAGGGCGTCCGCAGACCGTGACGCTGCCCGGCCCAGGGCACACCGACGAAGCCGTGATTGATCACGAGGCACGGCACTACCAGGAGAACCGGGATCTGTTTCACCAGCATCTCCATGCCGAGACCCTGTTCATGACCGGCAGCGCGAAGGTGTTCAGGGACACCGCCCGGCACTTCTTCGACGTCGCCCGAAACGGTCCCGGATACGTCCCCGTCCATCCGAGCTACCCGCACTTCTGCACCGAGCTCCACTCCAACGACGGCATTCTCGGCGACGCGCGCGAGATCCACATCGAGTACTGCGACCAGTGGGGCTCATGAGCCCGACCGACAGGACCCCGCCGACCATGACGTTCAACGATCACCTCCAGCATCTCGTCGAGAGGGCCCTCGCATCCTTCCCGGCCGCCGATGCCGGCGACATCTACGCTGTCTCCTTCCTCATCGGCAACGAGGACGACGACCCGCGTCAGCCGACCTTGACGATCGGCTACAACACGGAAACTATCAAGGAAGGCCGCGACGCCTGGCGCGGGGACGCCTGCTGCGGCCCGATCCCGACCGCGACCTCATCAGCGCCCATGGACGACTCGTGCGGCTGCCAGCCCGGCTGCGGCTGCTGACGGCCGAACCGCCGTCCTGTTTGTGCCGCGCCGCTGACCTGGTGATATGCGCTGCGGCTCGGCGCGGGATACTGATCGGCATGCGCATCGACTTCGATCCCCAGGCCGTGGGCGCCAGAGCGTTCTACCGGCTGCTGACCGCGGTGGTGGTGCCCAGGCCGATCGCCTGGGTCTCCACGGTCTCGGCGGCAGACCCGTTGAGTGCGAACCTCGCCCCGCACTCCTTCTTCACCGTCGCCTGTACCGACCCGCCGATCGTCCAGTTCACCTCTGTCGGCCGCAAGGACACGCTGCGTAATGTCGAGGCCACCGGTGAGTTCGTCGTCAACTTCGCGTCCGAGGCGCTCTTCGAGCAGATCAACGCGAGCGCCGTCGACTTTCCCGCGCACGAGGGCGAGTTCGATGCCGTGGGCATCGAGCGGGAGCCGTCGCTGCGCGTGAAGCCGCCACGCGTCGCCGCCTCGCCCGTGGCGCTGGAGTGCCGACTGCACTCGACCCTGGGCATCGGCAACTCCACGCTCGTCCTCGGCGAGGTCGTGCATGCCGCCGTACGGGAGGACGTCATCGTCGACGGTCACCCCGACATCCGGCGCCTGCGGCCCCTGGCCCGTCTGGGCGGCGACGAGTGGAGCACGGTCGGCGAGGTTCACGACCTGGCCCGCATCGCCTACCGCGACTGGCCGCCGTCCTGACCGCCGTGCTGACCCTGCCGAACGTATCCTCGATCCATGACGACTCGCCTCATGACGTTGCGTGACAGCACTGACGCCGACGGTTCCTGGCGTTCGCTGTGGTCGAAGAACTCGGCGCTGTCGATCGGCTCGGTCGACTCGTTCCTCTCCATCGGCTCCGTGGGCAGCGCCATGTCCGTCGCCTCGGTCGGCAGCTTCCTGTCCGCGGGGTCCGTCGGCTCCGCCGTCTCCTTCGTCTCCGTGGGCTCCTGGCTCAGCGCGGGTTCGGCCCTGTCCGCTCAGTCCACCGGCTCGGTGCTGTCGTGGCGCTCCCGGGGCGGGGTCGTCGCCGGGGTGGCGACGGTCGCCGGGCTGGCGGTGCTCTACACCTGGACGTCGGGCCGCCGCCGCTGACCGGTCGCCGCCAACAGCCGCCGATACAGCGCGGGATGACTCTGCGGACCGGACCCGGACCAGCCCGGACCCGGACCAGCCCGGACCAGCCCGGACCGGTCCCCGCCTGGGCGAGGTTACGGGCGGCTACCTGAAGAGTCCTCAGCACGCTGAGTACGAGCTCGGCGGGAGCACCGCCAGGGCCATCAGCCGGGGTCAACTCCCGTTCCCGGACCGCGAAGTCGTCGATCCCGCGCGGAAACGCCCCCACTCCCACCAGCGTGTAGCCCCCCGCTGCGTCCACCGTGCCTACTCCCCGCCCACCGGTATGCGGACCGCGTCCTGAGCCTTCGTCGGGCGGCCGTTGTCAGTGGTCGCCAGTAAGTTCGTCGGTGTCGCGTCGATCCGGTGCGACGACCCCCCTGTGCTGCGCCGTTTCGGCGTGCGGAGCCTTGTGCTGCAAAGGAGATGGTGTGTTGTCGGACTGGGAGAGCGCGAGTACGGCCCGGGTGCTGCCGCCCGCGCGACCGCGAAAGCTGGCCAAGGTCCCCTTCGTCGAACTGGCCGACGGACGCCTGCAGGGCGTGGTCTCCAGCGGCTCGGACATCGAGCGGGTGTACGTCTCGTCGGTCGCCGCCGGTACGTACGCCTTCGCGTGCAGCACCAACAACAACCGGCCCTGCGGCGGCGCGCGCGGCTCGTTCTGCAACCACATCCGCGCCCTGATCACCGAGAGCGTCCTGCAGTACGGCGCCGACCGCGTCGCCCGCTACCTGCGCGTCGAGCCTGCGGGCGGCGAGGCGGACGCCGCTGCCCTCACCGCCGCGATGACCGGCACCCACCCGGCGCAGGCGGACGGCAAGGGGGCCGCCGCGTCCGTCTTCAGCCGGTTCCTGCGCCACCTGGCCTACCTGGAACCGGCCCCGGTCACCGTCCCGTTGCCGGAGCTGCACTGGTTCCCGCCGACGCGGGCGACGGCCTCGTCCGGGACGTCCCAGGCCCAGGAGGACACCGGCCGGTTCACCGCGCCCGTGGAGGGGCTGGACGAGGCACTGGCGGCGGTCGACGCCTTCGACCGGACCCTGGTCGCAGGCCTGCTGCGGTCCCGGCCCGACCGGGTGGGCGACCTCACCGAGCTCGCCCGCGCCGTCGCCGGCAGCCCGCTGGCCGCGCGGGTCGCCGAGGCCGCAGAGAAGGCCGCGGCCGGAGCCGCGAGCGAGGACTACTTCGTCGCCCTCGCCGCCGCCCGCACCGCCCTCCTCGGCGCCGTCCACGACGCGCTCACGGCAGGCATCGACGAGGTGACGGGCCGCACGCGGGAGGAGCACGCACCGGCGACTCCGGCCGCACGACCGGCGGTGAACCTGCTGGCAGCCGCCCGCACCTGGCTGTCGGACCTCGCACGCGCCGGCTGGCAGGGCATCGACCACGACCTGGCCGGCGGAGCCGCACCGATCGTCTCCGCGATGCTGCCGCACCCCGAACTGCGCCGCCTGGCCACCCTGCTGGACGGTTTCGCCGCCGAACTCGCCGCCTCCTGCCCCGGCGCGGCCCTGGAGCGGATCCCGGCCCGTCGCTGGGGCGACCTGTGGTCCCGCGCCCTGCTGCTGACCCGGCCCGGCGCCGCCGAGTCGCCCATCGTCGGCACCGCCACCGGCCGTCTGCTGCCGCTCGGCGTCGACCTCCACGAACACGCCACCGCCGCACAGGCCCAGGTCCACGCGGTGTTCGAACCCGCCGACGGCACCGCGCCCCGCCTGGTCCGGGCCGGCGTCTCGGTGCCGAAGCCGGACACCGTCGTCGAGGCCGGCGTCTGGCAGCTACTGCGGCCGCACCTGTCGCTGCTCGCCGCCCTCGGCGAAGGCCTGGCCATGGAGCTCGACGCCATGCCCCTCACCGACGAGGGCGACCTGATCTGGGACGACACGCGAGCCCGCAAGGGCGACCCCGCCGACGCCCTGACCACCGCACGGGTCCTGCTGCCGACCGCCACCGCCCTGCCCACCGCGCCCCTGGACCGCCACCCCGCGCGCATCGCCGAGCCGGTGTTCCTGGAGGGCTACGCGAGGAGCCAGGACGGCGACACCCTCACCTTCGACGTCGCCGGACGGCCCCTCCTCGTCGACACCGACCGCATCCCGACCGCGAGCCCGCTCACCCCCGAGGCGGTCGCCGCCTCCAGCGCGTGCATCGGCCTCCTCCGCTGGGACGGCGGCGGGTTCCGGCTCCAGCCGCTCGCCGTCGAGACCACCGTGCGCAGGAAGACGGTCGTCCTCCACGC
The Streptomyces sp. NBC_01485 genome window above contains:
- a CDS encoding glycoside hydrolase family 3 protein translates to MRLHHSAGGAPARTRAAGRRRAGMLLAAAALVVTAIPAASAVAEPGAAATAYSGTQPYLNPRLPVKQRVADLLGRMTLAEKIGQMTQAERWSVNDDQTQITNLNLGSLLSGGGSAPAPNTPEAWADMVDGYQSHALATRLHIPLLYGVDSVHGHGNLVGATIFPHNIGMGATRDPALVREEARITAMETRATGPQWVFAPCVCVTRDDRWGRTYESFGEDPKLVQQMTVAVEGLQGSSTKDLARPDHVLATVKHYAGDGDTTYGTSTTNDYTIDRGVTITSHRRFAKVDLAPYVTAVQVHGVGSIMPSYSSVQWTDVPGSKPVKMSASKELLTDVLKKKIGFDGFLISDWDAITELPGDFAAQVRTSVNAGMDMFMQPNNAPQFIQALTAEVQAGRVKTSRIDDAVSRILRAKFELGLFEHPYTDRTNIDTIGSPAHRAVARRAVAESQVLLKNDNKALPLKPSQHIYVAGTNANDLGNQAGGWTVSWQGQSGNTAFPGTTLLQGIQQNAKNVTYSADAGASTDGYDVGVVVIGETPYAEGVGDVGVGGHTLNLSATDKANIDRVCSAIKTCVVVDVAGRPQIVTDQLPKTDAFVMSWLPGSEGAGVADVLFGKRPFTGKLSVTWPRSEAQEPINIGDKNYDPLFPYGYGLTARR
- a CDS encoding flavin reductase family protein; this translates as MRIDFDPQAVGARAFYRLLTAVVVPRPIAWVSTVSAADPLSANLAPHSFFTVACTDPPIVQFTSVGRKDTLRNVEATGEFVVNFASEALFEQINASAVDFPAHEGEFDAVGIEREPSLRVKPPRVAASPVALECRLHSTLGIGNSTLVLGEVVHAAVREDVIVDGHPDIRRLRPLARLGGDEWSTVGEVHDLARIAYRDWPPS